A single window of Malus sylvestris chromosome 5, drMalSylv7.2, whole genome shotgun sequence DNA harbors:
- the LOC126624381 gene encoding cyclin-A3-4-like isoform X2: MDDSATTNTNRSSNKRSSSTSPSLQIPAPKRRVVLGELTNLPIQDSDRKKPNRNWIKRKSNMMKKEEEEVHETEIVSSSVDPSKSEFSSSIYQHLHSLEMEANKRPSPSYMGRVQNDISPKMRGILVDWLVEVAEEYKLVTDTLYLTVSYLDRYLSSYAVSRSKLQLLGVSCMIIASKYEEICPPHVEDFCYITDNTYIVEEVLEMERDVVKFLNSDTGPPTTKNFLRLFTKAAQDNYNSAGVFEYMSCYLSELSLLDYSCVQFLPSVVAASAIFLSRFTIQPDVHPWLNRKPSSLRAIREKYMRPKNKSVAKLSSPSEIPGAYFEAIYP, encoded by the exons ATGGACGACAGCGCCACCACCAACACCAACCGCTCGTCTAATAAGCGATCCTCCTCCACGTCTCCGTCCTTGCAGATTCCTGCTCCCAAGAGGCGAGTCGTCCTGGGCGAACTCACCAACTTGCCGATTCAGGACTCGGATCGGAAGAAACCCAATAGGAACTGGATTAAGAGGAAGAGTAACatgatgaagaaagaagaggaggaggtcCATGAGACGGAGATTGTTTCGAGCTCTGTCGACCCAAGCAAGTCTGAGTTCTCATCTTCTATATATCAGCATCTTCACTCCTTGGAG ATGGAGGCAAACAAGAGGCCGTCACCTAGTTACATGGGTAGGGTGCAAAATGATATTTCACCAAAAATGCGAGGAATTCTGGTGGATTGGTTGGTGGAGGTTGCAGAGGAATACAAGCTTGTTACAGACACCCTTTATCTCACTGTGTCGTATCTTGACAGATACCTTTCTTCATATGCTGTCAGCAGGAGCAAGCTACAGCTTCTTGGTGTTTCTTGCATGATTATTGCCTC AAAATATGAAGAGATTTGTCCTCCACATGTTGAGGACTTCTGCTATATAACTGATAATACCTACATCGTGGAAGAG GTGTTGGAAATGGAGAGGGATGTGGTCAAATTTTTGAACTCTGACACCGGACCTCCTACAACAAAGAATTTCCTCAG ACTCTTCACCAAAGCTGCCCAGGACAATTACAAC TCTGCTGGTGTGTTCGAATACATGAGTTGCTATCTTTCGGAGCTAAGTTTGTTAGACTACAGCTGTGTCCAGTTCCTACCATCAGTTGTTGCTGCATCAGCTATTTTCCTGTCGAGGTTCACGATCCAACCTGATGTGCATCCTTGG TTGAACAGAAAACCAAGCTCTTTGCGAGCAATAAGAGAAAAATACATGAGGCCAAAG AATAAAAGCGTGGCCAAATTGTCTTCGCCCTCGGAAATTCCTGGAGCTTACTTTGAGGCCATCTACCCATGA
- the LOC126624381 gene encoding cyclin-A3-1-like isoform X1 translates to MDDSATTNTNRSSNKRSSSTSPSLQIPAPKRRVVLGELTNLPIQDSDRKKPNRNWIKRKSNMMKKEEEEVHETEIVSSSVDPSKSEFSSSIYQHLHSLEMEANKRPSPSYMGRVQNDISPKMRGILVDWLVEVAEEYKLVTDTLYLTVSYLDRYLSSYAVSRSKLQLLGVSCMIIASKYEEICPPHVEDFCYITDNTYIVEEVLEMERDVVKFLNSDTGPPTTKNFLRLFTKAAQDNYNSAGVFEYMSCYLSELSLLDYSCVQFLPSVVAASAIFLSRFTIQPDVHPWSLALQSFSGYRPSDLKMCVLAVHDLQLNRKPSSLRAIREKYMRPKNKSVAKLSSPSEIPGAYFEAIYP, encoded by the exons ATGGACGACAGCGCCACCACCAACACCAACCGCTCGTCTAATAAGCGATCCTCCTCCACGTCTCCGTCCTTGCAGATTCCTGCTCCCAAGAGGCGAGTCGTCCTGGGCGAACTCACCAACTTGCCGATTCAGGACTCGGATCGGAAGAAACCCAATAGGAACTGGATTAAGAGGAAGAGTAACatgatgaagaaagaagaggaggaggtcCATGAGACGGAGATTGTTTCGAGCTCTGTCGACCCAAGCAAGTCTGAGTTCTCATCTTCTATATATCAGCATCTTCACTCCTTGGAG ATGGAGGCAAACAAGAGGCCGTCACCTAGTTACATGGGTAGGGTGCAAAATGATATTTCACCAAAAATGCGAGGAATTCTGGTGGATTGGTTGGTGGAGGTTGCAGAGGAATACAAGCTTGTTACAGACACCCTTTATCTCACTGTGTCGTATCTTGACAGATACCTTTCTTCATATGCTGTCAGCAGGAGCAAGCTACAGCTTCTTGGTGTTTCTTGCATGATTATTGCCTC AAAATATGAAGAGATTTGTCCTCCACATGTTGAGGACTTCTGCTATATAACTGATAATACCTACATCGTGGAAGAG GTGTTGGAAATGGAGAGGGATGTGGTCAAATTTTTGAACTCTGACACCGGACCTCCTACAACAAAGAATTTCCTCAG ACTCTTCACCAAAGCTGCCCAGGACAATTACAAC TCTGCTGGTGTGTTCGAATACATGAGTTGCTATCTTTCGGAGCTAAGTTTGTTAGACTACAGCTGTGTCCAGTTCCTACCATCAGTTGTTGCTGCATCAGCTATTTTCCTGTCGAGGTTCACGATCCAACCTGATGTGCATCCTTGG AGCTTGGCATTGCAGTCCTTTTCCGGTTATAGACCATCCGACCTGAAAATGTGTGTCCTTGCCGTTCATGACTTGCAGTTGAACAGAAAACCAAGCTCTTTGCGAGCAATAAGAGAAAAATACATGAGGCCAAAG AATAAAAGCGTGGCCAAATTGTCTTCGCCCTCGGAAATTCCTGGAGCTTACTTTGAGGCCATCTACCCATGA